The genomic stretch GGGGACGGGCTCCGGGACCTGCCAGGGCAGCGTCGCCGGACGCGCGGAGCCGTCCTTCTTCGAGAGCGCCGCGAGCTCGCGCTCGAGAGCGAAGCGGCGGGCGAACTCCTCGACGAAGACGTCCTCGGCGAAGAAGTCGGCGAGGTCCGCCGCGACGAGCTCCGCGACCGGCGCCGGCAGGCCGGGCGTGCGGCGCAGACCCTCGAGCCAGCCGCCGTAGCGGCGGAGCAGGGAGACCGCGAGCGGCCAGCGCTCGCCGGGCGGGAGCGCGCTCTGGAGGACGAGGTTCATGCTCGCGTACATCCCGTCGAGGATCGGTGCGAGCGCTCCCGGCGTCTCCCGGAGGACCGCATGGAGCCGCGCGCCCTCGGCGGGGTCCTCGGAGAGCACCGCGCGCAGGACGGCGAAGCGGACCCTCGCCGCGGCGCGGTCCTCCTCCGGGACGGTCAGCGACAGAAGGGAGTCGAAGCCGACCTGCCGGAGAGGGCCCGCGGGCGGGAGTTCCGTCGAAGCGACCCGGCGTCCAGCGCCCGCGACGGGGACGAGCACGGCGGAAGGGACGACGGCCTCGACGCGCGGCTGAGGGGAAGCCGTGAGCGCGAGCGGCCAGTGCGCCGAGAACGGAGAGAGGGTCGTCGGCGGGAGACTCAGCGCCGCGTCGCTCTTGAGCTGCGCCCCGCTCACGCTCAGGGCGGGAAGCGAGGCGACGGGAGCGGCCGCGCGCACGGGAAGAACCTGCTGTGAGCGCGAAGGGACGGACAGGCCGGCGGTCAGAAGGAAGGCTGCGGCCGCCCGAAAAAGACCTTGCCGCGTCGTGGGTGCCATCACGGATACTTTAACAGGAGAGGCGGGTGCGGCGGATGAGCCCCTCGGCGCAGAAGGGCGCGTTCAGAAGGTCTATCCGGCGGGGTTTACAAAAGGGAGGATTACGATTTCCGGCGGACGAGGATGCGGACGCCGTGAGGCGGGATGTTGACGTACAGCTTCGACCCGCCGTCCTTCGCGTAGCTGCGGTAGTCGTTGCCCGGGTTCATCGCGTCGACGAGCTCGGTGCCGGGCGGGGTGAGCTTCGCGTCGACCCACATCTCGGCGGAGCGGGCGGCGTCGGCCGTGTTGAGCACGACCACGACCTCCTCGTCGCCGAGGATGCGGCTGAAGGCGAAGATGCCGGGACCGTTGGGGTCGGACCACCGGACGAACTGCTCGCCGCGGCGGAGCGCGGGATGGGCCTTGCGGATGTCGGCCATCGCGCGCAGATGCTGGTAGACCGGGTCCTTCGGGTCGAAGTTGTCGCCCTTCGAGCTCGGCGTCTTGAACTTGCCCTCAGGGAACATGTCCTCGCGGTAGCCGTCCATCCCGAGGTCCACGCCCGGGTTCTGCCGGAAGGCGTGCTCGGTGCCGTAGTAGACGTAGGGGATGCCGACCGTCATCAGCGTGTAGGCGAGCGCCACCTTGAGGATGCCGACCGGGTCGTTGGGACGCAGGAAGCGCGGCTTATCCTGATTGTCGAGGAAGCGGACGAGGTAGTTGATGCCGCGCCCGAGCGCCGCGCCGATCTGGCGGAAACTCTGCTCGAGGATGCTCGTCGGCGCCTGGCCGTGCAGCGCGGCCTCGTCCCAGAAGTAGGCGGGGTAGTTGTAGGCGGCGTCGAGTCGGCCGTTGCCGAGTTCCGGCTTCAAGGCGTTGGGGTCGCCGTGGTAGAGCTCGCCGAGGATGAGGAAGTTCTTCTTGCCGAGCTTCCCGGCGTACTCGCGGACCTCCTTGAAGAAGCGGGACCAGAAGGCCGGGTTGACGTGCATGTAGGTGTCGAGGCGGTAGCCGTCGATGTCGGTCTCCTTCATCCACCACTTCGCCACCGTCAGGAGGATGTCCTGCGTCGACGGGTTCTCCGTGGCCAGCTGGTTGAGCCCGCCGGGGAAGTCCCCGTTCATGACCTGCTCGTGGTTGTTCCAGTCGTCGATGGAGCCGCGGCGGTGGAAATGCTGGTTCACGGGGTTCGGCGGCTCCTCGGCCTCGGGGTGAAGATGGGTGTTCTGTCCGCCCCCGGACATCGCGTACTGCAGCAGCGGGCCGTCCTCGACGCTGCGGAAGACCGCGATCGGCACGCCGTCATAGCGATAGGGCTCCAGAGCCTTCACGACCTCGCGCAGGTCGGCGTCCCGCGCGATGTCGATCCGGAAACCCCACTCCTGTTCGTCGATGATCCACAGGTAGTCCTTCACGGCCTCAGCCGCCGTCACCCCGGGGATCTTTCGCAGAGCTTCGCCGTTGGCCGCGGCGAATCGCTTGGCGAGCCCGCCTCGAAGCGCGTCCAGCAGTCCCTTCGGCTTCTGATGACGCTCCATCCGGGGATCCGGCTGTCTGCTGGCGTCGGATTCGTTCCCGTCGTAAAGAGCGTAGAGGAGGAAACCGTTGCAGTAGACCGAGATCGCCGCCCCGGAATGAAGATAGGGCTTCAGCGCTTCCCGGATCACCTGGATGTCCGCGTCTCCGGCCGCCTCGAGCCGGATGCCCCATTGATCGCCGTTGACGAAGTAGTGGCGCCCTCGCTCGACCTTCAGGCCCTTGATGCCGGGGATGCTCTGCAGGAGCAGCCAGTTGGACTCCGCGACGCGCTTGGCGGGGCCGCCCAGCATCTCATCGAACCAGTTCGACGACCCCTTGCGGTCCTGGAGCTCGACGGGCTTGATCGGGTAGTTCATCTTCTTGATCGGCTTCGGCGCCCCGAACTTGTAGCCGCCTTCGTACTCCAGGACGGGACCGGCGTGATTGGCGATCCAGTCGAGGATGACCGTCATGCCGCGCTTGTGGGCCTCGGCGACGAGCTCCTTGAAGTCCGCCATCGTGCCGATCTGCGGGTCGACGGCCATGAAGTGCACGGGCCAGTACTGGTGGTAGCCGGCCGGCGGGCTCATCGTCACCGGGTTGATGAGGATGTGCTGCACACCGAGGTTCTGCAGATAATCGAGGCGCTCGATGAGGCCGCGGATGTTGCCGCCGTGGCGGGTGCGGCCGTCGGCGGGGTCGCCCCAGGTCATGTAGGGCGCCGCCCGGCCGAAGCGGTCGATGACCAGCGAGTAGATGATGCCGTCGCGCCAGTCCTCGGGCGACGGAGTGTACTTCGCGCCCGCGGGGACCTCGAGCGAGACGTCCGCCAGAGAGCTCGGCGCCTCGGCCGGCTCCTCCGGCATGTCGGCCCAGCCGACCTCGTCCTTGCCCGAGACGACGCGCTTGCCCTTCTTCTTGGCGGGGGTGCTCGGATGGTCGTTGCGGGTGTCGAAGGGGTCCTGGAGCTTCTCGACGACGCCGGAGGCGCCGTGGATGACGCCGGAGACGCCGGAGGGCTCGGGCGTCTGGGCGGCGGGCGCATCGGCGACCGAACCGGCGGGCCCGACGTCAGGGATCGCGGAGGTCTTGGACTGCCCCTGGCCGACCGACTTCGCAGCGCCCTTCGCGGTCTCACCGAACACCTTGGACGCGTCGGACGTGACGGAAGCCGCGACACGCGGCAAAGAAGCGGCCGGAACATCATGGATGGACTGTTTTTGAACGTCGACGGGATAGAGGACGAAGGGGGTGTTCCCTGCGGGGACGGACTTCGCCGCGCGAGACATCCCTTCGATGACGTTCGGGTGCGCTCCGACGCTCGGAAGGACGCTGCCCATGAGCGGGGCCGCGGTGTTGACCGGGAGGTTGCCGAGCTGGACGGAGGGGACGGTCCCGACCGCGCCCTGGACGCCGGTCCCCGCGTTGACGCCCGTCTGGCCCTGGGAGACGTTCTGCTGCGCCGAGGCCCCGGAGACGAAAACGCCCTGCTGGAAGGCCAGCAGGGCTGCCGGGAGCAGGGCGAGGAGCCAACGGCGCGGGAGCCGGTGAATCATCCTTTGAAGTGTAGCCGCATATTAATAGAGGTGCCAGGGCTATCGGCTCCCATCCCCCTGCCAGAGGTCCCAGGCCATTTTGGGACCTTGGGGTGTCTCTTTTCCCTATCTCCCCTTCCCGCGGGAAGGGGTGAAGGGGTAGGGGGAGCTGATGTCTATTGATTTGCGAGAGTTTCGCGATACGACGTACGAATGCCGGAAATATCATTCCCCCTCCCCCAGCCCCCTCCCGCAGGAAGGGGAGCTAAGGAAAAGGAACCTCATTGTTATAGAATCCTCCGTCACGCACACACCCATAGCAAGGACCCCTCCATGACCCTCCCCTCGCTCCTCCTCGCGCTCCTCCTCCCGGCCGCGTCCCTCGCCGCCCCGGCCGAAGGCCCCCTCCAAGTCCCCTCCCCCGACTGGCGGGACCAGGTCGTCTACTTCCTCCTCACCGACCGCTTCATGAACGGGGATCCGCGCAACGACGACCAGGGACATGGGGACTTCAAGCCGACGGACGCGAACTTCTACAGCGGCGGGGACTTCGC from Elusimicrobiota bacterium encodes the following:
- a CDS encoding alpha-amylase family glycosyl hydrolase: MIHRLPRRWLLALLPAALLAFQQGVFVSGASAQQNVSQGQTGVNAGTGVQGAVGTVPSVQLGNLPVNTAAPLMGSVLPSVGAHPNVIEGMSRAAKSVPAGNTPFVLYPVDVQKQSIHDVPAASLPRVAASVTSDASKVFGETAKGAAKSVGQGQSKTSAIPDVGPAGSVADAPAAQTPEPSGVSGVIHGASGVVEKLQDPFDTRNDHPSTPAKKKGKRVVSGKDEVGWADMPEEPAEAPSSLADVSLEVPAGAKYTPSPEDWRDGIIYSLVIDRFGRAAPYMTWGDPADGRTRHGGNIRGLIERLDYLQNLGVQHILINPVTMSPPAGYHQYWPVHFMAVDPQIGTMADFKELVAEAHKRGMTVILDWIANHAGPVLEYEGGYKFGAPKPIKKMNYPIKPVELQDRKGSSNWFDEMLGGPAKRVAESNWLLLQSIPGIKGLKVERGRHYFVNGDQWGIRLEAAGDADIQVIREALKPYLHSGAAISVYCNGFLLYALYDGNESDASRQPDPRMERHQKPKGLLDALRGGLAKRFAAANGEALRKIPGVTAAEAVKDYLWIIDEQEWGFRIDIARDADLREVVKALEPYRYDGVPIAVFRSVEDGPLLQYAMSGGGQNTHLHPEAEEPPNPVNQHFHRRGSIDDWNNHEQVMNGDFPGGLNQLATENPSTQDILLTVAKWWMKETDIDGYRLDTYMHVNPAFWSRFFKEVREYAGKLGKKNFLILGELYHGDPNALKPELGNGRLDAAYNYPAYFWDEAALHGQAPTSILEQSFRQIGAALGRGINYLVRFLDNQDKPRFLRPNDPVGILKVALAYTLMTVGIPYVYYGTEHAFRQNPGVDLGMDGYREDMFPEGKFKTPSSKGDNFDPKDPVYQHLRAMADIRKAHPALRRGEQFVRWSDPNGPGIFAFSRILGDEEVVVVLNTADAARSAEMWVDAKLTPPGTELVDAMNPGNDYRSYAKDGGSKLYVNIPPHGVRILVRRKS